One part of the Vitis riparia cultivar Riparia Gloire de Montpellier isolate 1030 chromosome 15, EGFV_Vit.rip_1.0, whole genome shotgun sequence genome encodes these proteins:
- the LOC117932420 gene encoding probable plastid-lipid-associated protein 11, chloroplastic isoform X2 produces MATALLLHHIPFNPQSPNPNPNSLKSHYPRSSTITCSTTTSEALSAKRHLLNLISDQERGLKTLNYPSKRSEIVEAIDAMAVLGQDTVTTGDSLSATWRLLWTTEKEQLFIIEKAPLFGTQAGDVLQVIDVEKRVLNNVITFPPSGVFFVRSTIEIASSKRVNFRFTSAVLRGKDWEFPLPPFGQGWFESVYLDSGFRVAKDIWEDFLVVERAPYEWEE; encoded by the exons ATGGCGACAGCTCTACTCCTCCACCACATTCCCTTCAATCCCCAaagccctaaccctaaccctaactcCCTTAAATCCCACTATCCTCGTTCCTCCACAATCACCtgctccaccaccacctccgaAGCTCTCTCCGCCAAGCGCCATCTCCTCAACCTCATTTCCGACCAAGAACGAGGCCTCAAAACCCTAAATTATCCGAGCAAGCGTTCTGAAATCGTGGAAGCCATTGACGCCATGGCCGTTCTGGGCCAGGATACGGTCACCACCGGTGATTCTCTCTCTGCCACGTGGCGGTTGCTCTGGACTACAGAGAAGGAGCAGCTATTCATTATCGAAAAGGCGCCCCTTTTCGGTACACAGGCGGGTGATGTTTTGCAGGTTATAGATGTTGAGAAACGCGTTCTTAACAATGTCATTACGTTTCCGCCTTCCGGGGTTTTCTTTGTTAGATCAACCATTGAGATTGCTTCGTCGAAGAGAGTGAATTTTAG ATTTACAAGCGCGGTTCTACGTGGAAAGGATTGGGAATTTCCATTGCCGCCATTTGGCCAGGGTTG GTTTGAATCTGTATACCTAGATAGTGGTTTTCGAGTAGCAAAGGACATCTGGGAAGATTTTTTAGTTGTTGAACGGGCACCTTATGAATGGGAAGAGTGA
- the LOC117932420 gene encoding probable plastid-lipid-associated protein 11, chloroplastic isoform X1: MATALLLHHIPFNPQSPNPNPNSLKSHYPRSSTITCSTTTSEALSAKRHLLNLISDQERGLKTLNYPSKRSEIVEAIDAMAVLGQDTVTTGDSLSATWRLLWTTEKEQLFIIEKAPLFGTQAGDVLQVIDVEKRVLNNVITFPPSGVFFVRSTIEIASSKRVNFRFTSAVLRGKDWEFPLPPFGQGWFESVYLDDDIRVVKDIRGDYLVVDRAPYAWKE, encoded by the exons ATGGCGACAGCTCTACTCCTCCACCACATTCCCTTCAATCCCCAaagccctaaccctaaccctaactcCCTTAAATCCCACTATCCTCGTTCCTCCACAATCACCtgctccaccaccacctccgaAGCTCTCTCCGCCAAGCGCCATCTCCTCAACCTCATTTCCGACCAAGAACGAGGCCTCAAAACCCTAAATTATCCGAGCAAGCGTTCTGAAATCGTGGAAGCCATTGACGCCATGGCCGTTCTGGGCCAGGATACGGTCACCACCGGTGATTCTCTCTCTGCCACGTGGCGGTTGCTCTGGACTACAGAGAAGGAGCAGCTATTCATTATCGAAAAGGCGCCCCTTTTCGGTACACAGGCGGGTGATGTTTTGCAGGTTATAGATGTTGAGAAACGCGTTCTTAACAATGTCATTACGTTTCCGCCTTCCGGGGTTTTCTTTGTTAGATCAACCATTGAGATTGCTTCGTCGAAGAGAGTGAATTTTAG ATTTACAAGCGCGGTTCTACGTGGAAAGGATTGGGAATTTCCATTGCCGCCATTTGGCCAGGGTTG GTTTGAATCTGTGTACCTTGATGATGATATTCGAGTTGTGAAGGATATAAGGGGAGACTATTTGGTTGTTGATCGTGCTCCTTATGCTTGGAAGGAATGA
- the LOC117932420 gene encoding probable plastid-lipid-associated protein 11, chloroplastic isoform X3 has protein sequence MATALLLHHIPFNPQSPNPNPNSLKSHYPRSSTITCSTTTSEALSAKRHLLNLISDQERGLKTLNYPSKRSEIVEAIDAMAVLGQDTVTTGDSLSATWRLLWTTEKEQLFIIEKAPLFGTQAGDVLQVIDVEKRVLNNVITFPPSGVFFVRSTIEIASSKRVNFRFTSAVLRGKDWEFPLPPFGQG, from the exons ATGGCGACAGCTCTACTCCTCCACCACATTCCCTTCAATCCCCAaagccctaaccctaaccctaactcCCTTAAATCCCACTATCCTCGTTCCTCCACAATCACCtgctccaccaccacctccgaAGCTCTCTCCGCCAAGCGCCATCTCCTCAACCTCATTTCCGACCAAGAACGAGGCCTCAAAACCCTAAATTATCCGAGCAAGCGTTCTGAAATCGTGGAAGCCATTGACGCCATGGCCGTTCTGGGCCAGGATACGGTCACCACCGGTGATTCTCTCTCTGCCACGTGGCGGTTGCTCTGGACTACAGAGAAGGAGCAGCTATTCATTATCGAAAAGGCGCCCCTTTTCGGTACACAGGCGGGTGATGTTTTGCAGGTTATAGATGTTGAGAAACGCGTTCTTAACAATGTCATTACGTTTCCGCCTTCCGGGGTTTTCTTTGTTAGATCAACCATTGAGATTGCTTCGTCGAAGAGAGTGAATTTTAG ATTTACAAGCGCGGTTCTACGTGGAAAGGATTGGGAATTTCCATTGCCGCCATTTGGCCAGGGTTG a